One genomic region from Zalophus californianus isolate mZalCal1 chromosome 12, mZalCal1.pri.v2, whole genome shotgun sequence encodes:
- the LUZP6 gene encoding LOW QUALITY PROTEIN: leucine zipper protein 6 (The sequence of the model RefSeq protein was modified relative to this genomic sequence to represent the inferred CDS: deleted 1 base in 1 codon), with translation MFCSFCIKSVILYALYQVKTGGLPVYISILTNSAPLQLQTGICILRVQTEHPRIPSSPSRHSSPAPSGAQRRGRWVQCVQAASKALYSLISSPPPIMDLKSRCTDFFFS, from the exons ATGTTCTGTAGTTTTTGTATTAAGTCAGTCATTTTGTATGCACTCTATCAAGTAAAAACAGGCGGTTTACCTGTTTACATTAGTATCCTAACAAATTCCGCCCCCTTGCAGCTTCAGACTGGCATCTGTATACTTAGAGTTCAAACAGAGCACCCGAGAATA CCAAGTAGTCCTTCTAGGCATAGCTCACCTGCACCCAGCGGGGCACAAAGGAGAGGTAGATGGGTACAGTGTGTGCAGGCTGCAAGTAAGGCCCTTTACTCATTgatttcttccccccccccaataatGGATCTTAAATCTAGATGTaccgacttttttttttcctaa